A genomic segment from Halomonas sp. GD1P12 encodes:
- a CDS encoding tellurite resistance TerB family protein codes for MNASNILQQLMKQAGGKGQSGGVDVKGMLDGLSRQFGGGDEAKKGGGGSGFDVKSLLGGGAMGMLVGSKRGRKLGGKALKYGAIAGVGMLAWKAWQSHQAKGSQNDAPGREEGERVDVLEGEIQERRSLELLQAMIMAARADGHIDAEERALISEQIDGLGADDELHAWVEQQLNAPLDAKALASQADSPQAAREMYLISLAVSDEQNPMEKAWLDQLALELDLDAPMVAELERQAAQAG; via the coding sequence ATGAACGCGAGCAACATTTTACAACAGCTGATGAAGCAGGCCGGCGGCAAGGGCCAGAGCGGCGGGGTGGACGTCAAGGGCATGCTCGACGGCCTCTCGCGCCAGTTTGGCGGCGGTGACGAGGCCAAAAAGGGCGGCGGTGGCAGCGGCTTTGACGTCAAAAGCCTGCTCGGCGGCGGCGCCATGGGGATGCTGGTGGGTTCCAAACGCGGGCGCAAACTCGGCGGCAAGGCGCTCAAGTACGGCGCGATTGCCGGCGTCGGTATGCTCGCCTGGAAGGCGTGGCAAAGCCACCAGGCCAAGGGCAGCCAGAATGATGCGCCCGGTCGCGAAGAGGGCGAGCGGGTCGACGTGCTCGAAGGCGAAATCCAGGAGCGGCGAAGCCTGGAGCTTTTGCAGGCGATGATCATGGCCGCGCGCGCCGATGGCCATATCGACGCCGAGGAGCGTGCGTTGATCAGCGAGCAAATCGATGGCCTCGGCGCCGACGATGAGCTGCACGCCTGGGTCGAGCAGCAGCTCAACGCCCCGCTCGATGCCAAAGCGCTCGCCTCTCAGGCGGATTCGCCTCAGGCAGCGCGGGAGATGTACCTGATCAGCCTGGCGGTGAGTGACGAGCAGAACCCGATGGAAAAAGCCTGGCTCGACCAGCTCGCGCTGGAGCTCGACCTGGATGCGCCGATGGTTGCCGAGCTCGAGCGTCAGGCGGCTCAGGCCGGGTAA